In Sphingomonas phyllosphaerae, one DNA window encodes the following:
- a CDS encoding gamma carbonic anhydrase family protein, which produces MPLYAFKGQRPTRAASAWVAPSADVIGDVVLGEEVGVWFGAVIRGDNTTIAVGARSNVQEGAMLHSDPGAPLTIGTECTIGHHAVLHGCTIGDRTLIGMGAIVLNRAVIGADCIVGAGALVTEGKVFPPRSLIVGSPARVVRELDDATVAGLRLSAAHYVENARAAAEGLERVE; this is translated from the coding sequence ATGCCGCTCTATGCCTTCAAGGGACAACGCCCCACCCGCGCCGCCTCCGCCTGGGTCGCGCCGAGTGCCGACGTGATCGGCGACGTGGTGCTCGGCGAGGAGGTCGGCGTCTGGTTCGGCGCGGTGATCCGCGGCGACAATACCACGATCGCGGTCGGCGCGCGCAGCAACGTGCAGGAGGGCGCGATGCTCCATTCGGACCCCGGCGCGCCGCTGACGATCGGCACCGAATGCACGATCGGCCATCATGCGGTGCTGCACGGCTGCACGATCGGTGACCGGACGCTGATCGGCATGGGCGCGATCGTCCTCAACCGCGCGGTGATCGGCGCGGACTGCATCGTCGGCGCGGGCGCGCTGGTCACCGAAGGCAAGGTCTTCCCGCCGCGCTCGCTGATCGTCGGCAGCCCGGCGCGCGTCGTGCGCGAGCTGGATGATGCGACGGTCGCGGGGCTGCGGCTGTCGGCGGCGCATTATGTGGAGAATGCGCGCGCGGCGGCCGAGGGGCTGGAGCGGGTGGAGTGA
- a CDS encoding MFS transporter yields MINALGLLKRRRFLPLFTTQFLGAFNDNLFKTSMVLFATYEIFADETQESFFNALTAALFILPFFVLSALSGQLADSSDKARIIRLVKTVEIAIMGVGGAGLMLARTGAVTLPLVLMLAAVTGLGVHSTFFGPIKYAILPQHLDEDDVLGGTGLVEAGTYLSILLGTILAGFVYKSPLLVTALTLGVALLGWLTARAVPPAPRLGPKLVLDYNPIRASWRLIAETMHIPRLFLAICAISFFWTIGSVLIIVFPPLVKNVLTADASVASLVLAVFSIGVAIGSVVINLMLRGRISARFSPASVIAMGLAVLAFWWVVGLWTPAPEGHLFDMASFIRQPHAVLVLLALLGVAIFGGMFVVPLYAFLTTTVTKDHTARTVAANNVVNAGAMTFGSVAVAGITALGVTPSQLLLVVVGMCVISALIAQRLHRACD; encoded by the coding sequence ATGATCAATGCCCTCGGGCTTCTCAAGCGGCGGCGTTTCCTGCCGCTGTTCACCACGCAGTTTCTCGGCGCCTTCAACGACAATCTCTTCAAGACCTCGATGGTGCTGTTCGCCACCTATGAGATCTTCGCCGACGAGACGCAGGAGAGTTTCTTCAACGCGTTGACCGCGGCGCTGTTCATCCTGCCGTTCTTCGTGCTGTCCGCGCTGTCGGGCCAGCTCGCCGATTCGAGCGACAAGGCGCGGATCATCCGGCTGGTAAAGACGGTCGAGATCGCCATCATGGGCGTCGGCGGTGCCGGGCTGATGCTCGCGCGCACCGGCGCGGTGACGCTTCCGCTCGTGCTGATGCTCGCTGCGGTCACCGGGCTCGGCGTGCATTCGACGTTCTTCGGCCCGATCAAATATGCGATCCTGCCGCAGCATCTCGATGAGGACGATGTGCTCGGCGGCACCGGGCTGGTCGAGGCCGGGACGTATCTTTCGATCCTGCTCGGCACGATCCTCGCCGGCTTCGTCTACAAGTCGCCGTTGCTCGTCACCGCGCTGACGCTCGGGGTCGCGCTGCTCGGCTGGCTGACGGCGCGTGCGGTGCCGCCTGCGCCGCGGCTCGGACCGAAGCTGGTGCTCGACTATAATCCGATCCGCGCCTCATGGCGATTGATCGCCGAGACGATGCATATCCCGCGACTGTTCCTCGCGATCTGCGCGATCAGCTTCTTCTGGACGATCGGCTCGGTGCTCATCATCGTCTTCCCGCCGCTGGTCAAGAACGTCCTGACCGCCGATGCCAGCGTCGCCAGCCTCGTGCTCGCGGTGTTCTCGATCGGGGTCGCGATCGGGTCGGTGGTCATCAACCTGATGCTGCGCGGGCGAATTTCCGCGCGCTTCTCGCCCGCCTCGGTGATCGCGATGGGGCTGGCGGTGCTCGCCTTCTGGTGGGTCGTCGGGCTGTGGACTCCCGCGCCGGAGGGCCATTTGTTCGACATGGCCAGCTTCATCCGGCAACCCCATGCGGTGCTGGTGCTGCTCGCGCTGCTCGGCGTCGCGATCTTCGGCGGGATGTTCGTGGTGCCGCTCTACGCGTTCCTGACCACCACCGTGACTAAGGACCATACCGCGCGGACGGTCGCCGCCAACAACGTCGTCAATGCCGGGGCGATGACGTTCGGTTCGGTCGCGGTGGCGGGGATCACCGCGCTGGGCGTCACGCCCTCCCAGCTGTTGCTGGTGGTCGTCGGGATGTGCGTGATCTCGGCGCTGATCGCGCAGCGGCTGCATCGCGCCTGCGATTGA
- the pgsA gene encoding CDP-diacylglycerol--glycerol-3-phosphate 3-phosphatidyltransferase: MLSLPNILTLSRIVAVPLLVAFLWWPSWRFGFGVAFGLYCLMGVTDYFDGYLARAQGTVSKLGVFLDPIADKIMVAAVILMLVGTRHDDVAAITGVHIIAALVILLREIAVSGLREFLAGLQVSLPVSRLAKWKTTLQLVSLGGLILSGALPGEAWIKVVSLASLWGAAALTIVTGWDYLRVGLKHMD, translated from the coding sequence ATGCTGTCCCTGCCCAACATCCTGACGCTGTCGCGGATCGTCGCGGTGCCGCTGCTGGTGGCGTTCCTCTGGTGGCCGAGCTGGCGGTTCGGGTTCGGGGTCGCGTTCGGCCTCTATTGCCTGATGGGCGTCACCGATTATTTCGACGGTTATCTCGCGCGCGCGCAGGGTACGGTGTCGAAGCTGGGCGTGTTCCTCGATCCGATCGCCGACAAGATCATGGTCGCCGCGGTGATCCTGATGCTGGTCGGCACGCGTCACGACGACGTTGCGGCGATCACCGGCGTGCATATCATCGCGGCATTGGTGATCCTGCTGCGCGAGATCGCGGTCAGCGGCTTGCGCGAGTTCCTCGCCGGATTGCAGGTGTCGCTCCCGGTATCGCGACTGGCGAAGTGGAAGACGACGTTGCAGCTCGTCTCGCTGGGCGGTCTGATCCTGTCGGGTGCGCTGCCCGGCGAGGCGTGGATCAAGGTCGTGAGCCTCGCCAGCCTGTGGGGGGCGGCCGCGCTGACGATCGTCACCGGCTGGGATTATTTGCGGGTTGGCCTGAAGCACATGGATTGA
- the moaD gene encoding molybdopterin converting factor subunit 1 has protein sequence MKLLYFAWVRERIGLAEEDVTPPADVATVADLVAWLAPRSAGHAAAFADPARLRAAVDQAFVPLDTPVAGAREVAIFPPVTGG, from the coding sequence ATGAAACTACTCTATTTCGCTTGGGTGCGCGAACGGATCGGCCTTGCCGAGGAAGACGTGACCCCGCCGGCCGACGTCGCCACCGTCGCCGATCTGGTCGCGTGGCTTGCGCCGCGCAGCGCCGGCCATGCCGCCGCCTTCGCCGATCCGGCGCGGCTGCGTGCGGCGGTCGATCAGGCGTTCGTGCCCTTGGACACGCCGGTGGCAGGCGCGCGTGAGGTGGCGATCTTCCCGCCGGTGACGGGCGGATGA
- a CDS encoding molybdenum cofactor biosynthesis protein MoaE: MIRVLVSREPIDIAGEFARVEQGGAVATFTGLVRADDGVATLELEHYPGATEAALTRLAEEARARWSLTAATIVHRVGPMTPGERIVFVGTCSAHRAAALDACAFLIDRLKTDAPFWKRETVDGASRWVEARAADDHAAARWT; the protein is encoded by the coding sequence ATGATCCGTGTGCTCGTCTCACGCGAACCGATCGACATCGCGGGCGAGTTCGCGCGCGTGGAGCAGGGCGGGGCGGTAGCGACCTTTACCGGTCTGGTGCGCGCCGACGATGGCGTCGCGACGCTGGAGCTGGAACATTATCCCGGCGCCACCGAGGCAGCGCTGACGCGGCTCGCCGAAGAGGCGCGCGCGCGCTGGTCGCTGACCGCGGCGACGATCGTCCACCGGGTCGGCCCGATGACGCCCGGCGAGCGGATCGTGTTCGTCGGTACCTGTTCGGCGCATCGTGCCGCCGCGCTCGACGCCTGCGCGTTCCTGATCGATCGGCTCAAGACCGATGCGCCGTTCTGGAAGCGTGAGACGGTCGACGGCGCATCGCGCTGGGTGGAGGCGCGCGCCGCCGACGATCATGCGGCGGCGCGCTGGACGTGA
- a CDS encoding TonB family protein: MAYANRIDNSRRLTTIAGVAAIHGLIGYVFISGMAADFVHSVSKPFITTNIPIETPPPPDITPPKLEKVTPQQSSVATPRVTVTPIAPSQQSTNTFVLVDTPPLPPLASGNDGVTVDQPATQPATVSKASGVLARGNRNDWITTDDYPPSAIRAEEEGVVGISLRINADGRIDSCSVTASSGHASLDQATCRLYQRRARFTPARDDAGTPVAATFTDRIRWQLPR; the protein is encoded by the coding sequence ATGGCTTACGCAAATCGGATCGACAATTCACGGCGTCTCACCACGATCGCGGGCGTCGCCGCGATCCACGGGCTGATCGGCTATGTCTTCATCAGCGGCATGGCCGCCGACTTCGTGCACTCGGTGTCGAAGCCGTTCATCACCACCAACATCCCGATCGAAACGCCTCCGCCGCCCGACATCACCCCGCCCAAGCTGGAAAAGGTGACACCGCAACAGAGCAGCGTCGCCACGCCACGCGTCACCGTCACGCCGATCGCCCCGTCGCAGCAGAGCACCAACACCTTCGTGCTCGTCGACACGCCACCGCTTCCGCCGCTTGCGTCCGGGAACGACGGCGTGACCGTCGACCAGCCCGCGACGCAGCCCGCGACGGTCAGCAAGGCAAGCGGCGTGCTCGCCCGGGGCAATCGCAACGACTGGATCACGACGGACGATTACCCGCCGTCGGCGATCCGCGCCGAGGAGGAAGGCGTGGTTGGCATTTCGTTGCGGATCAACGCGGACGGGCGGATCGACTCGTGCAGCGTCACCGCGTCGAGCGGCCATGCGTCGCTCGATCAGGCGACGTGCCGGCTCTATCAGCGCCGCGCGCGCTTCACCCCCGCGCGCGACGATGCCGGGACGCCGGTCGCCGCGACCTTCACCGATCGCATCCGGTGGCAGCTGCCGCGGTAA
- a CDS encoding hydrogen peroxide-inducible genes activator, translating to MAATYLPTLKQLQYLVALKDHGHFGRAAEACFVTQSTLSAGLRELETLIGVTLVERTRRVVRFTPLGEQIAAKARVVLREAEELGDLARAAGRPLSGEMRLSVIPTIAPFLLPRILPRLRRDYPDLKLYLREEPSGPACEALHNGRTDCVLLALPYSCGEVTVLKLFDDHLFLAFPEGEMPAGLAAVRPEEIDETRLLLLEDGHCLKEHALAACNRAELRAEATMLGTSLHTMVQMVDNGLGVTMLPKIALDAGILDHTKVVARPLDAAAPVRTLALVWRRASPRERDFHLLGEVLKAAA from the coding sequence ATGGCGGCGACCTATCTGCCGACGTTGAAACAATTGCAGTATCTGGTCGCGCTCAAGGATCACGGCCATTTCGGCCGGGCGGCGGAGGCGTGTTTCGTGACGCAGTCGACGCTTTCAGCGGGGTTGCGTGAATTGGAGACGCTGATCGGCGTCACGCTGGTCGAGCGGACGCGCCGCGTCGTGCGCTTCACGCCGCTCGGCGAGCAGATCGCCGCCAAGGCGCGGGTCGTGCTGCGCGAGGCGGAGGAACTCGGCGATCTCGCGCGCGCCGCCGGGCGTCCCCTGTCGGGCGAGATGCGGCTGAGCGTCATTCCGACGATCGCGCCCTTCCTGCTCCCGCGCATCCTGCCGCGGCTGCGGCGCGACTATCCCGACCTGAAACTGTATCTGCGGGAGGAGCCGAGCGGCCCGGCATGCGAGGCGCTGCACAACGGCCGCACCGATTGCGTGCTGCTCGCCCTGCCCTATTCGTGTGGCGAAGTGACGGTGCTCAAGCTGTTCGACGATCACTTGTTCCTCGCCTTTCCCGAGGGCGAGATGCCCGCCGGCCTCGCCGCGGTCCGCCCGGAAGAGATCGATGAGACGCGACTGCTGCTGCTCGAGGACGGGCATTGCCTCAAGGAACATGCGCTGGCGGCGTGCAACCGTGCCGAGCTGCGTGCGGAGGCGACGATGCTCGGCACGTCGCTGCACACGATGGTGCAGATGGTCGACAATGGCCTGGGCGTGACGATGCTTCCCAAGATCGCGCTCGATGCGGGCATCCTCGATCATACCAAGGTCGTCGCGCGCCCGCTCGACGCCGCCGCGCCGGTCCGCACGCTGGCGCTGGTCTGGCGTCGCGCCTCGCCGCGTGAACGCGACTTCCATCTGCTCGGCGAGGTGCTGAAGGCCGCCGCCTGA
- a CDS encoding peroxiredoxin: MLTIGDIFPAITVPVQQGTSALPNGETLDLTTAYPGKWKVLFYWPKDFTFVCPTEIVGYSQIKGDFEDRDAVLIGASTDTAHVHLAWRKSDPDLAAADFPWLADNGRTLADALGIVDKNEHVAFRATFIVDPDNVIQAVQVNGLNVGRNPAETLRVLDALQTDELCPCNWNKGDDVLQVAA; the protein is encoded by the coding sequence ATGCTGACCATCGGCGACATCTTCCCCGCCATCACCGTCCCCGTCCAGCAGGGCACCAGCGCGCTCCCCAACGGTGAGACGCTCGACCTGACCACCGCCTATCCGGGCAAGTGGAAGGTGCTGTTCTACTGGCCGAAGGACTTCACCTTCGTCTGCCCGACCGAGATCGTCGGCTACAGCCAGATCAAGGGTGACTTCGAGGATCGCGACGCGGTGCTGATCGGCGCCTCGACCGACACCGCGCACGTCCATCTCGCGTGGCGCAAGTCGGACCCGGATCTCGCCGCAGCCGACTTCCCGTGGCTGGCGGACAATGGCCGCACGCTGGCCGACGCGCTGGGCATCGTCGACAAGAACGAGCATGTCGCGTTCCGCGCGACGTTCATCGTCGATCCGGACAACGTCATCCAGGCGGTGCAGGTCAACGGGCTGAACGTCGGCCGCAACCCGGCCGAGACGCTGCGCGTGCTCGACGCGCTGCAGACCGACGAGCTGTGCCCGTGCAACTGGAACAAGGGCGACGACGTCCTGCAGGTCGCGGCCTGA
- a CDS encoding carboxymuconolactone decarboxylase family protein, which translates to MALKEFAGTLPDFAKDIRLNVGSLLNETVLNDQRKYGTLLACAHGSGYKPLVEATEAEIADKLSPEAATAARAAAAVMAMNNVYYRFTHLASNEEYARMPAKLRMNVIGAPGIDKVDFELFSLAVSAMNGCGMCIDSHEQVLKKAGVTAEMIQTAARIASVMKAVATVHAVSA; encoded by the coding sequence ATGGCTCTCAAGGAATTCGCGGGCACGTTGCCCGATTTCGCCAAGGACATCCGCCTCAACGTCGGCTCGCTGCTGAACGAGACGGTGCTCAACGACCAGCGCAAATATGGCACGTTGCTCGCCTGCGCGCATGGCTCGGGCTACAAGCCGTTGGTTGAGGCGACCGAAGCCGAGATCGCCGACAAGCTGTCGCCCGAGGCGGCGACCGCGGCGCGTGCGGCTGCGGCGGTGATGGCGATGAACAACGTCTATTACCGCTTCACGCACCTCGCCAGCAACGAGGAATATGCCCGGATGCCGGCCAAGCTGCGCATGAACGTGATCGGCGCGCCGGGGATCGACAAGGTCGATTTCGAGCTGTTCAGCCTCGCGGTCAGCGCGATGAACGGCTGCGGCATGTGCATCGACAGCCATGAGCAGGTGCTCAAGAAGGCTGGCGTCACCGCCGAGATGATCCAGACCGCCGCGCGCATCGCCTCGGTGATGAAGGCGGTCGCGACGGTCCACGCGGTCAGCGCGTAA
- a CDS encoding sulfite exporter TauE/SafE family protein yields the protein MQALTQLDFSALWPFIAVGFGAQLVDGALGMAFGVICNTLLVAVMGLPPARASANVHIVETFTTAISGISHAITGNIDKGLFLRLLIPGVIGGVAGAYVLTNIDGAVVKPFVLAYLVIIGIYLLVRGLMFPPKVSKPKVVEPLGLLGGFMDAAGGGGWGPIVTSNLLVQGVEPRKVVGTVSAVEFFLTAVVSATFIYHLGVKDFATATVGLLIGGVFAAPLGAFFAKRIPMKIMLVMVGTVLTITSTYGFVRAVLM from the coding sequence ATGCAGGCGCTGACGCAACTCGATTTTTCCGCACTTTGGCCGTTCATCGCGGTCGGTTTCGGTGCGCAGCTCGTCGATGGCGCGCTCGGCATGGCCTTTGGAGTCATCTGCAACACCTTGCTCGTCGCCGTGATGGGCCTCCCGCCGGCGCGGGCGTCGGCCAACGTCCATATCGTCGAAACCTTCACCACCGCGATCTCCGGGATCAGCCATGCGATCACCGGCAACATCGACAAGGGGCTGTTCCTGCGGCTGCTGATCCCCGGCGTGATCGGCGGCGTGGCGGGTGCCTATGTCCTGACCAATATCGACGGCGCGGTCGTGAAGCCGTTCGTGCTCGCCTATCTGGTCATCATCGGCATCTATCTGCTCGTCCGCGGGCTGATGTTCCCGCCGAAGGTCAGCAAGCCCAAGGTGGTCGAACCGCTTGGGCTGCTCGGCGGGTTCATGGACGCGGCGGGCGGCGGCGGCTGGGGGCCGATCGTCACCTCCAACCTGCTGGTGCAGGGCGTCGAGCCGCGCAAGGTGGTCGGCACGGTCAGCGCGGTCGAGTTCTTCCTGACCGCGGTCGTCTCGGCGACCTTCATCTATCATCTGGGCGTCAAGGATTTCGCGACCGCGACGGTCGGCCTGCTGATCGGCGGCGTGTTCGCCGCACCGCTCGGCGCGTTCTTCGCCAAGCGCATTCCGATGAAGATCATGCTGGTGATGGTCGGCACGGTGCTGACGATCACCAGCACCTACGGCTTCGTCCGCGCGGTGCTGATGTAG
- a CDS encoding serine acetyltransferase: MSRLTKYLDSIRARDPAPHSRLEVLTYPGVWALAWHRVANRLYRAGFYLPARIVNHVSRALTAIDIHPGATIGRNFFIDHGFVVIGETAEIGDDVTIYQCVTLGGTSPDNGVAGKRHPTIADGAIIGSGAQVLGPITVGPRARVGANAVVTRDVPAGAVMVGIPARPTVVEGGAAPEPRFVPYGTPCREMFDPATQRVESLRCELEAMKKRLDALIAEQEPADGAERDRA, from the coding sequence ATGTCGCGACTGACCAAGTATCTGGATTCCATCCGCGCGCGCGATCCGGCGCCGCATTCGCGGCTCGAGGTGCTGACCTATCCGGGCGTGTGGGCACTGGCGTGGCATCGTGTCGCCAACCGGCTGTATCGCGCAGGTTTCTACTTGCCGGCGCGGATCGTGAACCATGTCTCGCGCGCGCTGACGGCGATCGACATCCACCCCGGCGCGACGATCGGGCGCAATTTCTTCATCGATCACGGATTCGTGGTGATCGGCGAAACCGCGGAGATCGGGGACGACGTCACCATCTATCAATGCGTGACGCTGGGCGGGACCAGTCCCGACAACGGCGTGGCGGGCAAGCGGCATCCGACGATCGCCGATGGTGCGATCATCGGTTCGGGCGCGCAGGTGCTGGGGCCGATCACGGTCGGGCCGCGCGCACGCGTCGGCGCGAACGCGGTCGTGACGCGCGACGTGCCGGCGGGCGCGGTGATGGTCGGGATCCCGGCGCGCCCGACCGTCGTCGAGGGGGGAGCGGCCCCGGAACCGCGCTTCGTCCCCTATGGCACGCCGTGTCGCGAGATGTTCGATCCGGCGACGCAGCGCGTCGAGTCGCTGCGCTGCGAGCTGGAGGCGATGAAGAAGCGGCTGGACGCGCTGATTGCCGAGCAAGAGCCCGCCGACGGAGCGGAGCGCGATCGCGCCTGA
- a CDS encoding DUF2794 domain-containing protein, with translation MGIVTPFPAGAGQPRQVAFDRAELMRILDLYGRMVAAGHWRDYALDLGRDAAVFSAFRRATERPEFRVEKRPALRNRQGMWALVGEAGQVVRRGHELGPVLAPVERRLMKLVEE, from the coding sequence ATGGGGATCGTCACGCCCTTTCCGGCCGGGGCCGGCCAGCCGCGGCAGGTCGCCTTCGATCGGGCCGAGCTGATGCGGATCCTCGACCTGTATGGCCGCATGGTCGCCGCCGGCCACTGGCGCGACTATGCGCTCGACCTGGGGCGCGACGCGGCGGTGTTTTCGGCCTTTCGCCGCGCCACCGAACGTCCCGAGTTCCGCGTCGAGAAACGCCCGGCCTTGCGCAACCGGCAAGGCATGTGGGCGCTGGTCGGCGAGGCGGGGCAGGTGGTGCGGCGCGGGCATGAGCTTGGCCCGGTGCTCGCGCCGGTCGAGCGGCGGTTGATGAAGCTGGTCGAGGAATAA
- a CDS encoding RNA methyltransferase, which produces MPKVITSFSNPLVKRVQALRDKRHRREDGLFLAEGLRILTEALETGRIPRILFFAAASAGHPLVRALIDAVEADYGEAVETTPDILSKLSGKDNPQAVVGVFDTFETTLDALDRSAAPIWLVAERLRDPGNLGTILRTGDAVGAGALILVDECVDPFSTEAVRASMGALFTVPIVRVIWPEFLSWLREGPGQLVGLSLQTENNYRDAPYATPTFLLTGNEAQGLPDEYEAECDLLVKMPMLGKADSLNAAVATAVMAYEVLARHR; this is translated from the coding sequence ATGCCGAAAGTCATTACCTCCTTCTCCAATCCGTTGGTCAAGCGCGTGCAGGCGCTGCGCGACAAGCGCCATCGCCGCGAGGACGGGCTGTTCCTCGCCGAGGGGCTGCGCATCCTGACCGAAGCGCTGGAAACCGGGCGCATTCCGCGCATCCTGTTCTTCGCGGCGGCCAGCGCCGGGCATCCGCTGGTGCGTGCGTTGATCGATGCGGTCGAGGCGGATTACGGCGAGGCGGTCGAGACGACGCCGGACATCCTTTCGAAACTATCGGGCAAGGACAATCCGCAAGCGGTGGTCGGCGTCTTCGACACGTTCGAGACGACGCTCGATGCGCTCGACCGCAGCGCCGCACCGATCTGGCTGGTCGCCGAGCGGCTGCGCGATCCCGGCAATCTTGGCACGATCCTGCGCACCGGCGATGCGGTCGGCGCAGGGGCGCTGATCCTCGTCGACGAATGCGTCGATCCGTTCTCCACCGAGGCGGTGCGCGCGAGCATGGGGGCGCTGTTCACGGTGCCGATCGTGCGCGTGATCTGGCCCGAATTCCTGTCGTGGCTGCGCGAGGGGCCGGGGCAGCTGGTCGGGCTGAGTTTGCAGACCGAAAACAATTACCGCGACGCGCCTTATGCTACGCCGACCTTCCTGCTGACCGGCAACGAGGCGCAAGGGCTTCCGGACGAATATGAGGCCGAGTGCGACCTGCTGGTGAAGATGCCGATGCTCGGCAAGGCGGATAGCCTCAATGCGGCGGTCGCGACCGCGGTGATGGCCTATGAGGTGCTCGCGCGGCACCGGTGA
- a CDS encoding HPr family phosphocarrier protein codes for MTVSRTVEVTNRRGLHARASAKFVTLASGQPAPVKVAKGESEVIGTSIMGLMMLGAAKGDHITISAEGEQAEGVVETMCALVEGKFGED; via the coding sequence ATGACGGTGTCGCGCACCGTCGAGGTCACCAACCGCCGCGGACTGCACGCGCGCGCCAGCGCCAAGTTCGTGACGCTCGCCAGCGGACAGCCCGCGCCGGTGAAGGTCGCAAAGGGCGAGTCGGAAGTGATCGGGACGTCGATCATGGGGCTGATGATGCTCGGCGCCGCCAAGGGCGACCATATCACCATCTCTGCCGAGGGCGAGCAGGCCGAGGGCGTGGTCGAGACGATGTGCGCGCTGGTCGAGGGCAAGTTCGGCGAGGACTGA
- a CDS encoding PTS sugar transporter subunit IIA, whose translation MIGLVLVTHGRLADEFVVAMEHVVGPQRQVRTVAIGPEDDMEARRADIAATIAEVDEGRGVIVLTDLFGGTPSNLAISLMERGRVEVIAGINLPMLIRLESARKAMTVVAAVAAAREAGRKYISVASEVLGEAAA comes from the coding sequence GTGATCGGTTTGGTGCTCGTCACCCACGGGCGTCTTGCCGACGAATTCGTCGTCGCGATGGAGCATGTCGTCGGCCCGCAGCGGCAGGTGCGCACCGTCGCGATCGGGCCGGAGGACGATATGGAGGCGCGCCGCGCCGATATCGCTGCGACCATTGCCGAGGTCGATGAGGGCCGCGGCGTGATCGTGCTGACCGACCTGTTCGGCGGCACCCCCTCCAATCTCGCGATCTCGCTGATGGAACGCGGTCGCGTCGAGGTGATCGCGGGGATCAACCTGCCGATGCTGATCCGGCTTGAATCGGCGCGCAAGGCGATGACCGTCGTCGCGGCGGTCGCGGCCGCGCGCGAGGCGGGGCGTAAATACATCTCGGTCGCGTCCGAGGTGCTGGGCGAGGCCGCGGCATGA
- the rapZ gene encoding RNase adapter RapZ produces MNEVLLVTGMAGAGVSTVLKTLEDLGWETIDNVPLSLLPRVVAPPTDPDETPRPLAIGFGTRTRNFDADTALRRFEELRQRGDNVGMLFLDCSGEELTRRFAETRRRHPLADDRPAVEGIQRERRLLAPLRERANRLIDTTTFKANTLAQQVREMFTRDAGVGTTLTIESFGFARGIPAGVDMVFDMRFLRNPHWDPALRPHTGQDPAVAAYIAADPAYEEAVGRIEDLLLLLLPRYRAEGKPYVTVAIGCTGGKHRSVHVAERIAGRLRDAGLCPTIVHRDLAAAPQDALEGRPHGQ; encoded by the coding sequence ATGAACGAGGTGCTGCTGGTGACCGGCATGGCCGGGGCGGGCGTGTCGACGGTGTTGAAGACGCTGGAGGACCTCGGCTGGGAGACGATCGACAACGTCCCCTTGTCACTGTTGCCGCGCGTCGTGGCCCCCCCGACCGATCCGGACGAGACGCCGCGCCCGCTCGCGATCGGTTTCGGCACGCGGACGCGCAACTTCGACGCCGACACTGCGCTGCGCCGCTTCGAGGAATTGCGCCAGCGCGGCGACAATGTCGGGATGCTGTTCCTCGATTGTTCGGGCGAGGAGTTGACGCGGCGCTTCGCCGAGACGCGCCGCCGCCACCCGCTCGCCGACGATCGCCCCGCCGTCGAGGGCATCCAGCGCGAGCGGCGGCTGTTGGCCCCGCTGCGCGAGCGTGCCAACCGGCTGATCGACACGACGACGTTCAAGGCCAACACGCTGGCGCAGCAGGTACGCGAGATGTTCACGCGCGACGCCGGGGTCGGCACGACGCTGACGATCGAGTCGTTCGGCTTCGCGCGCGGCATCCCGGCGGGTGTCGATATGGTGTTCGACATGCGCTTCCTGCGGAATCCCCATTGGGATCCGGCACTTCGTCCCCATACGGGACAAGACCCGGCGGTGGCGGCCTATATCGCCGCCGATCCGGCCTATGAAGAAGCGGTCGGACGGATCGAGGACCTGTTGCTGCTGTTGCTGCCGCGGTATCGCGCCGAAGGAAAGCCCTATGTCACCGTCGCGATCGGCTGCACCGGTGGCAAGCACCGCTCGGTTCACGTCGCGGAGCGGATCGCTGGACGGTTGCGTGATGCGGGATTATGCCCCACCATCGTGCATCGGGACCTTGCGGCGGCCCCGCAGGATGCGCTCGAGGGACGCCCACACGGTCAATGA